Proteins encoded together in one Amblyomma americanum isolate KBUSLIRL-KWMA chromosome 1, ASM5285725v1, whole genome shotgun sequence window:
- the LOC144115871 gene encoding uncharacterized protein LOC144115871 isoform X1 — protein MRSPPQSAGLNAASGSPIQEPPETPGPDSNALKMLCYAALIMASKDEIIISDQPAQELQISETTMLEVFGSIGNEASSSMQLADRESEDKIAVCAQPAQEVQSSEMESEQITQVAPPCPGLGGDTGYRYHYRDVATQTPAVTSFDLCHRTGIVSTGSDASSNHIAHKDHPYAQMVTHEVLRRSHSQGLYWVARHPHF, from the exons ATGCGAAGCCCTCCCCAATCAGCCGGGCTGAATGCGGCGAGTGGTTCTCCGATACAAGAACCACCGGAAACG CCTGGACCGGACTCAAATGCATTGAAAATGCTCTGCTATGCCGCCCTAATAATG GCATCAAAGGACGAAATCATCATTTCAGACCAGCCAGCACAGGAACTGCAGATCAGTGAAACA ACAATGCTGGAAGTCTTTGGCAGCATTGGCAATGAGGCAAGCTCTTCTATGCAACTTGCAGATAGA GAATCTGAGGACAAAATCGCTGTTTGTGCCCAGCCAGCACAGGAAGTGCAGAGCAGTGAAATGGAGAGTGAACAG ATAACACAGGTAGCACCACCATGCCCTGGCTTGGGTGGTGACACAGGCTACCGGTACCATTACCGAGATGTG GCAACACAAACACCAGCTGTCACAAGCTTTGACCTATGCCATAGGACAGGCATT GTGTCAACAGGCAGTGATGCTTCATCTAACCACATAGCACATAAAGACCACCCATACGCACAAATGGTTACACATGAGGTTCTGAGAAG
- the LOC144115871 gene encoding uncharacterized protein LOC144115871 isoform X2, with protein MRSPPQSAGLNAASGSPIQEPPETPGPDSNALKMLCYAALIMASKDEIIISDQPAQELQISETTMLEVFGSIGNEASSSMQLADRESEDKIAVCAQPAQEVQSSEMESEQITQVAPPCPGLGGDTGYRYHYRDVATQTPAVTSFDLCHRTGIVSTGSDASSNHIAHKDHPYAQMVTHEVLRSAGCARAALPELR; from the exons ATGCGAAGCCCTCCCCAATCAGCCGGGCTGAATGCGGCGAGTGGTTCTCCGATACAAGAACCACCGGAAACG CCTGGACCGGACTCAAATGCATTGAAAATGCTCTGCTATGCCGCCCTAATAATG GCATCAAAGGACGAAATCATCATTTCAGACCAGCCAGCACAGGAACTGCAGATCAGTGAAACA ACAATGCTGGAAGTCTTTGGCAGCATTGGCAATGAGGCAAGCTCTTCTATGCAACTTGCAGATAGA GAATCTGAGGACAAAATCGCTGTTTGTGCCCAGCCAGCACAGGAAGTGCAGAGCAGTGAAATGGAGAGTGAACAG ATAACACAGGTAGCACCACCATGCCCTGGCTTGGGTGGTGACACAGGCTACCGGTACCATTACCGAGATGTG GCAACACAAACACCAGCTGTCACAAGCTTTGACCTATGCCATAGGACAGGCATT GTGTCAACAGGCAGTGATGCTTCATCTAACCACATAGCACATAAAGACCACCCATACGCACAAATGGTTACACATGAGGTTCTGAGAAG
- the LOC144124956 gene encoding high-affinity choline transporter 1-like — MASRGAGARAIYEEKPGVNSEQRQRGEAMSVSILGALVMILYYIAVVSVGVWSGRKVHGDLSHNYSSGRRKGEYKPDNDEYLLRLFLANRNVPLALGIISMTATWVGGVFINGTAEAVFRRGIIWCQAPFGHALSLMVGEWTRPLVLPRAVCPRSSYCTL; from the exons ATGGCAAGCCGCGGGGCGGGTGCGCGAGCTATTTACGAAGAGAAGCCCGGCGTGAACAGCGAACAAAGGCAGCGCGGCGAAGCCATGTCGGTGAGCATCCTGGGCGCGCTGGTCATGATCCTCTACTACATCGCTGTCGTCTCCGTGGGCGTGTGGTCAGGACGCAAGGTGCACGGAGACCTGTCGCACAACTACTCGAGCGG GAGGCGCAAAGGGGAATACAAGCCGGACAACGACGAGTACCTGCTGCGCCTGTTCCTCGCAAACCGCAATGTTCCCCTGGCTCTGGGCATCATTTCTATGACAG CGACCTGGGTCGGTGGCGTTTTCATCAACGGCACTGCCGAGGCGGTCTTCAGGCGTGGCATCATCTGGTGCCAGGCGCCCTTCGGCCACGCGCTCAGCCTCATGGTCGGTGAGTGGACGCGGCCATTGGTATTGCCCCGCGCTGTCTGCCCGCGCAGCTCCTACTGTACCCTCTGA